A section of the Rummeliibacillus pycnus genome encodes:
- a CDS encoding arginase, which produces MGNSLLSIDWDYFISLDNENCVSSIENKRTMIDLWYKRYLKLKAQGKNIQNRFQLSSEVNKFWEKMKEIFEFDSHITVFVSDSHALSYKIAQDNNCDEVYLFDAHSDLGYGGISSLEFEVNCANWLGKLLKNKKVDEAHIIYGPFTAEKPENFQQMNDLYHIEYPKINELHTKNKISAIHICRSGAWTPPWLDKKFAEFIYKMGIPYKVIECPIRNWNPSILTFADQVHYLME; this is translated from the coding sequence GACAATGAAAATTGTGTATCTAGTATTGAAAACAAAAGAACAATGATTGATTTATGGTATAAACGATACCTTAAGTTGAAGGCACAAGGAAAAAATATTCAAAATAGATTCCAACTTTCATCTGAAGTGAATAAGTTTTGGGAGAAGATGAAAGAGATATTTGAATTTGATTCACATATTACCGTGTTTGTTTCAGATTCACATGCATTATCGTATAAAATCGCACAAGACAATAATTGTGATGAAGTGTATCTATTTGATGCACATTCAGATTTAGGCTATGGAGGCATTTCCTCTCTAGAATTTGAAGTTAATTGTGCAAATTGGCTTGGAAAACTGTTGAAAAATAAAAAAGTAGATGAGGCCCATATCATCTATGGACCCTTTACTGCTGAGAAACCAGAAAACTTCCAACAAATGAACGACCTTTATCATATTGAATACCCGAAAATTAATGAGTTACATACAAAAAATAAAATTTCAGCTATTCACATTTGTCGTTCAGGTGCATGGACGCCACCTTGGTTAGATAAAAAATTTGCTGAATTTATCTATAAAATGGGCATTCCCTATAAAGTGATCGAATGTCCAATTAGAAATTGGAATCCATCGATATTAACATTTGCAGATCAAGTCCATTATTTAATGGAATAA